ACAATCTGCGCCGGTTCCTGGCCAACCCGGCGACGATGATCGATCCCGTCGGGCTGTTCTCTCACCGCGACGCCGTCATCCAGCACGTGCTGCAAACGTTTCACCGCCACCCGGTCTATGACCTGGTCCTGCTGCGCGCCTTTCCCGACGGCGTCGATCAGATGGTGCAGCAGACCGAACAAGTTCTGGCCGGGACCCACCCGCACCAGCGCGCGCTGACGTCGTTGATCGAAGACGGCGCCTACTACCCGCGCCTGCTGCGCGACGTGAAAGAGTTTCGCGACAATCCCTTCGTCCCCACCCTCGGCGTTCCGACCGGCCTGGTGCGCGATCCGCGTCTGATGCTGGCGATGGATCAATTCAAGGATCTGCGCGGGTACACCAACTACGCCGCTCGTCTGAAGGTCGGCCCCGCCGATGCGGCGCGGGCCTGGCTGATGGCCGGGTTCAACGTCACCATCGGCGCGATCATTCGTCTGCACGTCGGCCCATCGCACGTCAGCGTCGAAGCCTGCGACGCCGAGCTGACGGCCCGGCACATCGCCGCGTCGGTGTGATATGCAGGCTGGCCATGCGCTGGAGCGTCGGCTGGTTCGGGGTCAAAGACCTCTTCACGATGGTGAACCTCCTCGGCGGGGTGATGGGCATTTACTTCGCCGCCCTGGGAAATCCGCTGTGGGCGGGCTACGCCATCCTGGCGGGATATTTTTTCGGGGACGCGCTGGACGGCGTGGTGGCGCGCGCCACCAACACCGGCAATCGCTTCGGCGCCGAGTTCGACTCCGCTGCTGATCACATCGGGCAAGGGATCGCGCCCGCGGTGGTGGTCTGGTCGGCGTATCGCATCGACGGACACAACAATCTGGGTTTGTTGTTGATGGCCGCCCTGATCACCACGGCATCAATCCGCCAGGCACGTTTCAACGTCGCCGACTTCAACGCGCCGCTGACCTATCTGGGGTTACCGCGCACGATCAGCGGCTTCATCGCCCTGGCCTATCCCAATTCCGCAATCTTTCACGCCACCCGATTCGGCTACCAGGGCGGCGTGGTGGTGATTGGACTGATGGCTGTACTCAATCTGGTTCCCATCCCGTACATGACCCATCGCGGGAAACGAAAGATGCAGCTCTGGGTAAAAGCGCTGGTGGTGAGCTTTCTCATTTCCCCCTTTGTGGTTTTCTTCGTGGCCCGGTCGTTGACGTTCGACGTGATTTTTATCTACGGATTTGGCTATGCCCTGGGCGGCTGGATTCCCATCTTGCCCGACGAAAGAAAGGCCTTTTATGACAATTACCATCGCTGGGCCGCCGAGGTGTCGTCGCTGAAATAACGCCTTTCTCGTCGTTGCGCGTCCGAAACCGACGCCGCCAACCAGCGTAGACGCGGGCGGCGAGAAATTTTCCCGACCACTTTGGAACGACTCTGGTGCAGACTGGCCGCGCTGATAGCCCCTCGTACCATGCAGTGCGGGGCTATGCTTTTGAGCAAATGCGGCCAGGCATCCAGGCTATTGTGCGCCTGAAGTAGCGTGTTCTTGATACTGGCTTTCTAAGCTCCACCCCCCTCAACCGCATTTTCGGAAGGAAGGTTTTCGATGTCGGAATATGCTGCGTCGGCCGTCCGTAGTCCCGCCTCGCCCGCCATCACGCGCGGCGAACGGCAAGTCATCTTTGCTTCGTCGCTGGGCACGGTCTTCGAATGGTACGATTTCTATCTCTACGGCTCGCTGGCCGCGGTCATCTCCAAGCAGTTCTTCAGCGCCGTCAATCCGACGGCGGCCTTCATCTTCGCGCTGCTGGCCTTCGCCGCTGGCTTTGCCGTGCGTCCCTTCGGCGCGCTGGTGTTCGGCCGCTTGGGTGATCTGGTCGGCCGCAAGTACACCTTCCTCATCACCATCCTGATCATGGGCTCGGCCACGTTCATCGTCGGCTGCTTGCCTTCGTATAAGACAATCGGGCTCGCGGCGCCGGTCATTTTGATCTTGCTGCGCTTGTTGCAGGGCCTGGCCCTGGGCGGTGAGTACGGCGGCGCCGCCACCTACGTGGCCGAACACGCCCCGGCCAACAGGCGCGGCGCGTACACCTCGTGGATCCAGACCACGGCGACGCTGGGACTCTTCCTGTCGCTGATCGTGATCATGGCCTGCCGTGGCCTCCTGTCGGCGCAGGACTTCGATTCGTTCGGCTGGCGCATCCCCTTCCTGGTCTCGGCGTTGTTGCTGGCGGTGTCGGTGTGGATTCGTTTGCAGTTGAACGAGAGCCCGGTGTTTCAGCGCATGAAAGACGAAGGCCGCAGCTCGAAGGCGCCGCTGCGCGAGAGCTTTGCGGAATGGGGCAACCTGAAGGTCGTCATCGTGGCGCTCCTCGGTCTGACCGCCGGGCAAGCCGTGGTCTGGTATACGGGGCAGTTCTACGCGTTGTTCTTCCTGACCAAGACGCTGCAGGTCGATGCGCAGACCGCCAACATCCTGATCGCCGTCTCATTGCTGATCGGGACGCCTTTCTTCATCGTCTTCGGCGTGCTGTCTGATCGCATCGGCCGCAAGATGATCATCATGGCTGGCTGCGCGCTGGCCATGCTGACCTACTTCCCGATCTTCAAGGGCCTCACCCACGCGGCGAATCCCGCGCTGGAATCGGCGATCGCCACCTCGCCGGTGGTAGTGGTGGCGAATCCCGACGAGTGCTCGGTTCAATTCAACCCGGTGGGCAGCGCGAAGTTTACCAAGCCGTGCGACATCGCCAAGGCGGCGCTGGTGAACAAAGGCATCCCATACACGAACGAAGTGGGTGCCGGCACCGACGCCTCGATCAAGGTCGGCAGCACGGTCATCCCGTCCTACGACGGCACCGCCCCCGACGCCAAGGCCAAGGCCGACGTCTTCGGAAAGGCGGTCAAGGCGGCGCTGACGGCCGCGCAGTATCCACACGCGGCCGACCCGTCGCGCATCAACAAACCGCTGGTGATCTTCCTGCTCTTCATCCTGGTGCTGTACGTGACCATGGTCTATGGACCGATCGCCGCGATGCTGGTGGAGATGTTCCCGGCCCGCATCCGCTACTCGTCTATGTCGCTGCCGTACCACATCGGCAACGGTTGGTTCGGGGGCTTCCTGCCGACCACGGCCTTCGCCATCGTGGCCGCCAAGGGCGACATCTACTCGGGGCTTTGGTACCCGATCATCATCGCCGGCATGACCCTGGTCGTCGGACTCCTGTTCGTCCGCGAGACCAAGAACGTCGACATCCACGTCTGATCGTCCGGCGAATCAAAAGGCGGCGTGGCCATCGGTCGCGCCGCCTTTTTTTCGTCGCTGGCGGGCCGCCCGGCCACCCCCGTCGCAGTTGACATCATCGTCGGGCGGCGCTAGCTAAGAAGATCTCGGGCGTTTAACTCAGCGGAAGAGTGCGACCTTCACACGGTCGAAGTCGCAGGTTCAATCCCTGCAACGCCCACTGGCTTTTCGATCCCCGGCAGTGCGCGCGTCGTCAGGGAGCGGGCAACGTCTTCCAGAACGGCCAGAAGGCTTGCGGCGAGCCGGCGCCGTGCCCGCCGGGAATCTCGCACCAGACCACCGGGTACGCCGCCGGGCACGAGGTGTACTGCTTGCAGTTCCAGGTCGCCGGCGCCTGCGCCGAGGTGTACGGCGTGGTGTCGGTGGTGGCGCAGCCGTTGGTCTTCAAGATGGCGTCGCGGGCGGGCGCCGAACCCGAATCAAAGCCGGTCTTCGGATCGACGTTGTTGATCGGGTTGGCGTCATTGGTCCCCGCCGTCAAGAACGCCGCCACCGGCACGCCCGAGCACGGGGGCCGCACCGACCGTAGGCCGCCGGCCTGCGTGCCCACGCCGCGCAGGACGCCGGCCCGGGCGCAGCTCAGCATGTACGTCTCCCAGGCGCCGCTGCTGAACCCACTCATGAAGACGTTGCCGGTGTCGACGCAGGTGCTCTTCTTCACCTCGGCCAGCACGGCGTCGAAGTACGGCAGGTCGGGCGTGTCGGAATATTGATCGGTGAAGCAGGCGCCGGCGCCGTTCGGATAGACGTAGCTGAGGCCAACCTGGATGGCGTAGTCCTGATCGTTGGGCAACGGACTTTGCCCGCCGCCGTTGCCGCTGATGCCGTCGGTGGCGCCGCAACCGCCGCCGGATATCAGCAGCGGATAGGTCTTGGTGTGGTCATAGTTCTTGGGCAGCTTCAAAAAGTAATTGCGGTGGCTGAAGTCATAGCCGCCCTCGCTGCCGTACTCCTTGCCGCCGGACAAATATTCGGAGGCCACGCCGCTGATGTCGATCTTGTGCAGCGTCCAGCTGCCGGGCGTGTCGGCCAGGGCGGCCATCGCCTGACAGCCGTCGCTGGGCCCTTTCGGCAAGTTGGCCGGCGTGGTCAGGGAGCCACCAGCGCCGCCGCGGCTGCCGTCGCCGCCCGCGGGGCCGTCGCTGCTGGCAGCGTCAGTCGGGTCCGCGCCGCCGCTGCCGCTTGCCACCACGCCGCCGCTGCCGGTGACGGTGGACGGACTGCCGCCGGCGCCACCGCTGCCGTTACCGCGCGGGCCGCCGCTGCCGCCACCGGAAGCGCCGTCGACGGTGGCCGCGCCAGGGACGTCACTGCAGCCGACCAAGACGCCCGCGGCGCCCGACAGAAAGACCAGCGCTGCCCCGACCACGCCCTGTTTCGTGCCTTGCAGGAGGTGCCTTTGCATCGACGATCCTTTCAGCTTCAAAGGGACATCAAGAACGCAACCAACGCTTCCCGGTCCGCCGCCGGCAGCGCCGCGAATTGATCGCGGATGGCCGCCGCCTCGCCGCCGTGCCACAGCACCGCCTCCGTCACGTTGGCGGCGCGCCCGTCGTGCAGCAGGCCGGTGTGGCCGTTGACCGTCTGGTAAAGGCCGAGGCCCCACAAGGGCGGCGTGCGCCACTCGGACGCTGACGGCGGCGCGCCTGGTTTGTCGTCGGCGGCGACGCCGCTTTCGTCCGCCAGGTCGGCGCCCATGTCGTGCAGCAACAGATCGGTGAACGGACGCACCGCCTGGCCGCGCAGCTCGGCGAAGGGATGGTTGGCGCCGGTGACCACGTCGGTGACGTGGCACTTGGAACAGCCGACGGTCTTGAAGACCTGCTCGCCGTGGCGCACGGTCGGGTCTTCACCGTCACGCTGGGGCGACACGCCGATGAGGCGCATGTACGTGGTCAGCTTGTTCAGGTCGTCGTCGCCAAGCTCGACCTTGCCGGTGGAATCAGGAATCAGGCTGGTGCCCACGCCCAGATCCGCCTCGGCGGCGTCGGCCACCTGGTGCACGACGCTGACCTTCTCCGCCTTCCAGCCCAGGCGCCCGACGCGCAGGAGGTTGGTGCCTGGCTCGTTGACGAAGTTGGGGCGGCCGGAGATCCCGTCCTTGTCGCAGTCCAGCCGATCGGCGCGCGACAGGATGGTCTTTTCGTCGATCGCCTCCAGCAGGCCGAGGCCGATCAACTTGCGCGCCAA
Above is a window of Polyangia bacterium DNA encoding:
- a CDS encoding CDP-alcohol phosphatidyltransferase family protein is translated as MRWSVGWFGVKDLFTMVNLLGGVMGIYFAALGNPLWAGYAILAGYFFGDALDGVVARATNTGNRFGAEFDSAADHIGQGIAPAVVVWSAYRIDGHNNLGLLLMAALITTASIRQARFNVADFNAPLTYLGLPRTISGFIALAYPNSAIFHATRFGYQGGVVVIGLMAVLNLVPIPYMTHRGKRKMQLWVKALVVSFLISPFVVFFVARSLTFDVIFIYGFGYALGGWIPILPDERKAFYDNYHRWAAEVSSLK
- a CDS encoding MFS transporter is translated as MSEYAASAVRSPASPAITRGERQVIFASSLGTVFEWYDFYLYGSLAAVISKQFFSAVNPTAAFIFALLAFAAGFAVRPFGALVFGRLGDLVGRKYTFLITILIMGSATFIVGCLPSYKTIGLAAPVILILLRLLQGLALGGEYGGAATYVAEHAPANRRGAYTSWIQTTATLGLFLSLIVIMACRGLLSAQDFDSFGWRIPFLVSALLLAVSVWIRLQLNESPVFQRMKDEGRSSKAPLRESFAEWGNLKVVIVALLGLTAGQAVVWYTGQFYALFFLTKTLQVDAQTANILIAVSLLIGTPFFIVFGVLSDRIGRKMIIMAGCALAMLTYFPIFKGLTHAANPALESAIATSPVVVVANPDECSVQFNPVGSAKFTKPCDIAKAALVNKGIPYTNEVGAGTDASIKVGSTVIPSYDGTAPDAKAKADVFGKAVKAALTAAQYPHAADPSRINKPLVIFLLFILVLYVTMVYGPIAAMLVEMFPARIRYSSMSLPYHIGNGWFGGFLPTTAFAIVAAKGDIYSGLWYPIIIAGMTLVVGLLFVRETKNVDIHV